One part of the Rhizobium rhizogenes genome encodes these proteins:
- the deoC gene encoding deoxyribose-phosphate aldolase encodes MSEAFPRNNGTALKPEWFEDVSINRSASERRAATITARRSIKKEYQVAWQIKAITCIDLTTLSGDDTPGRVRRLCAKARRPVREDLLEALGLADAGITTGAVCVYPTMVPHAVKALEGSAIPVASVATGFPAGLTPLPQRLAEIRYAVEQGAKEIDIVITREFVLTQNWTALYDEIAAMRKACGDAHMKAILATGDLNTLTNVYRASMVAMQAGSDFIKTSTGKEEVNATLPVSLTMVRALRDYGELTGQMVGFKPAGGLKTAKDALSWLTLMKEELGNRWLEPDLFRIGASSMLGDIERQLEHFVTGRYSSAHHHAAA; translated from the coding sequence ATGAGCGAAGCATTTCCCAGAAATAACGGCACCGCTCTCAAGCCGGAATGGTTTGAAGATGTATCGATCAATCGCAGTGCCTCCGAACGGCGTGCAGCGACAATCACCGCCCGGCGCTCGATTAAGAAGGAATACCAGGTCGCCTGGCAGATCAAGGCCATCACCTGCATCGATCTGACAACGCTGTCTGGTGATGACACGCCCGGTCGCGTACGCCGCCTGTGCGCGAAAGCGCGCCGTCCGGTCCGGGAAGACCTTCTCGAGGCACTCGGCCTTGCGGATGCCGGCATCACCACCGGCGCCGTCTGCGTTTATCCGACCATGGTGCCCCACGCCGTCAAGGCGCTGGAAGGCTCGGCTATTCCGGTCGCATCGGTGGCCACGGGCTTTCCTGCTGGCCTGACACCGCTGCCGCAGCGGCTGGCCGAAATCCGCTATGCGGTCGAGCAAGGCGCCAAGGAGATCGATATTGTCATAACCCGCGAGTTCGTTCTGACGCAGAACTGGACCGCACTTTACGACGAGATTGCCGCGATGCGTAAAGCCTGCGGCGACGCCCATATGAAGGCTATCCTCGCGACGGGCGATCTCAACACGCTGACCAACGTCTATCGAGCCTCGATGGTGGCGATGCAGGCGGGCTCGGACTTCATCAAGACCTCCACCGGCAAAGAGGAGGTCAACGCCACTCTGCCGGTCAGTCTGACCATGGTGCGGGCGCTGCGCGATTACGGCGAACTGACCGGCCAGATGGTCGGCTTCAAGCCCGCAGGCGGATTGAAGACGGCGAAGGACGCGCTGTCATGGCTGACGCTGATGAAGGAGGAACTGGGCAATCGCTGGCTGGAGCCAGACCTGTTCCGCATCGGCGCCAGTTCGATGCTTGGCGATATCGAGCGGCAGCTCGAACATTTCGTAACCGGCCGCTATTCCAGCGCTCATCATCACGCTGCCGCATAA
- the rbsK gene encoding ribokinase, whose protein sequence is MSKKIGVVGSNMVDLITYVDRMPGPGETLEAPTFEMGCGGKGANQAVAAARLGAEVMMVTRVGDDVFADNTIRNLESFGVDTRHVVKVAGKSSGVAPIFVEQSGENSILIVKGANADLLPAEVDKAAADLKECGLILMQMEVPVETVYHTIELAAQNGIETILNPAPAAANLDPERIRQVTFLVPNESELALLSGLPTDTDEDIVSAARSLIARGIRTVIVTLGGRGARMITSNEIVNIEPVKVTPRDTTGAGDAFIGSFAHFYAETREVVSSLKKASLYAAHSITRPGTQKAYASIEEFEAFCRDHANAAA, encoded by the coding sequence ATGAGTAAGAAAATCGGGGTCGTCGGCTCCAACATGGTCGATCTCATCACCTATGTGGACCGTATGCCCGGACCGGGCGAGACACTTGAGGCGCCCACCTTCGAAATGGGGTGCGGCGGCAAGGGTGCCAACCAGGCGGTTGCCGCGGCGCGCCTTGGTGCTGAAGTGATGATGGTCACCCGGGTCGGTGACGATGTCTTCGCGGATAACACCATCCGCAACCTCGAGAGCTTTGGCGTTGATACGCGTCATGTGGTGAAGGTTGCTGGCAAATCCAGCGGTGTCGCACCGATCTTCGTCGAACAATCAGGCGAGAATTCCATCCTCATCGTCAAAGGAGCCAATGCCGACCTTTTGCCTGCGGAGGTCGACAAGGCGGCCGCAGATCTGAAAGAGTGTGGCTTGATCCTGATGCAGATGGAAGTGCCGGTTGAGACTGTCTACCATACCATCGAACTTGCTGCCCAGAACGGTATCGAGACGATCCTCAATCCCGCGCCTGCCGCTGCCAATCTCGATCCTGAGCGCATCCGTCAGGTAACCTTCCTCGTGCCGAACGAGAGCGAGCTTGCCTTGCTGTCGGGGTTACCGACCGACACCGACGAAGACATCGTCAGCGCCGCCCGCTCGCTGATCGCACGCGGCATTCGCACCGTCATCGTTACCTTGGGCGGGCGTGGTGCGCGCATGATTACTTCCAACGAAATCGTCAACATCGAACCCGTCAAGGTAACGCCCAGGGACACCACGGGTGCGGGCGATGCCTTTATTGGCTCCTTTGCCCACTTTTACGCCGAAACGCGCGAGGTCGTATCCTCCCTGAAGAAGGCATCGCTTTACGCGGCGCATTCCATCACCCGTCCCGGAACACAGAAGGCCTATGCCAGCATCGAAGAGTTCGAGGCTTTTTGCCGCGACCATGCCAATGCCGCGGCCTGA